The Bacillota bacterium genome contains the following window.
AAACATAAAATAGAATACTATGCCGGGTATAATAAGCAGGAATAATCCGGTAATAATTATAGCAACAAAAGCAACGTATGCTATAATTATTTTATAAAATTTGCCGAGTACATGGTTTATGCAACTCTTAAAAGGACATACTTCTCCTTTTAATTCTTTTAAATAAGCTTCAAGGTATACTGTAGATGCAAGGTTGAGGACAATAAAGCTGATGGCGTTGTAAAGGACATTTAAGTATACGGATTCTGCCAGCATGTCGGATACTATTGTTCCTGAAAAACCTGTAAATAGAATTACAACAAATATTACCGGGGTCAAATTTTCATTCTTCAATTCATAAAACTTTAATGAGTTTAATATATAGTGCTTAATATTTCTTAAGTTTCTAGGCTTCCTGCCCTTGAACATTGCATCTACCTCCAAGTATTTATTTGCATTACTCCTTAATCAAAGAAGTACATATATACATATAAATATACTAATACAAATTTAAAGAATATTCAATCAGGAATGAATTTTAAGGGCGCATTTTATTTTTATGAAGAAAATGCTTCCAGTAACTAAATGCTCCAAGTCTTAAGAGCCTGTAAATTCACTTCGGGGCAAATCAAACTCGCAAAATAATTTGAATAGAATTTAATAATATTTCAATGTAATTATTTTGCTCAAACAGTTGATTTGCTTATCCCTCGTCGGATTAACAGGCTCTATAAGACTTTCCGCAATGTTACTTCCAGCATTTTCTTCAAAATTTGAAAATGCGCCCTTTTCAAGATATGGAGTTTGTAGAATTTGTTCAGCTAATTTTAAAGGTATTCCACTTGCCTAGGTATATACTACACCACCTTAACTATCCTGAACATATCGTCCAGCACATACCAGTTTTGAGGGAAGGGTTCTCCCAGTACCCAATAGCTTACCCCACGCAAACCAAATTCGTTTACCAGGAGGTATTTCGCCTGGACACTGCGCGCATCTTCAAACCATACCACATGCCTTACACCCTGGGCATCAGTATAATTAAAGTAAGGTGATTGTGTCTCAGTATTATATTGAATTGTCACTCCATACCTGGCTGCGAGTATAACTGCACCCTGAGGGCTTACCCTTCTTGCCCATGGTCCTCCGGGCATGTAAGGTAGAATCCAATCGTAGCCATAGAGAGGAACACCCATCATAATTTTGTTTCTTGGTATAACAGAAACGGCATATTGAATTACCTGCCTTACCAGATTTATAGGAGCTACTGCATATGGAGGTCCTCCGGACCAACCCCATTCGTACGTCATAATTATAACAAAATCAACAATTTCTCCATGAGCGCGATAGTCATGGGCACCATGCCACTCACCTGTTACATAATCTGCAGGCTTCGGCACCAAGGCTGTAGAAACTACATAATTCAAAGGATGCAATGCATCTACCACTCTCCTTAAAAAATTGTTGTACAGTTGCCTATCCCCTGGTGGAATTCTTTCAAAGTCTATATTAAGCCCATAATAGCCTTTATTTCTCATTGTAGTTATGACATTATTTATTAAAGTCTGTTGGATTGATTCATTGCTCAGTATTGTATGGGCCAGATCACTGTCAAAATTGCCTCCCCTGAAATTGGTAATTACCATCAAAGGTGCAACTCTTTGCTGTTTAGCCTCTTGCAGAATTGTCTCATCTCTAATCTGTACTACTGTTCCGTCTTCCCTTGCCTGGTAGCTGAAAGGACTTATATAGGTCAGATACCTTCCTACTTCATTTATAATTTGTCTTTCAACATCGCTTGTAGTAGGTTCAATATACCCGTTAACTTCAACTGTACCATATAATTTTGAAAATTCAGGTATTCTAAGGACCATACCCGGGTATATCAAATTCGGATTAGTTATATTGTTTAACTCTACAATGCTGTTTACCGATACATTAAATCTCCTTGCAATAGACCACAGAGTATCCCCGGGCTGTACCCTGTATGCTCTCTCTGTTGTTGGAATAACAAGTGCCTGGCCTACAACCAGATATGGTATTTGATCTAACCTGTTCACTTCACTTATTCTTTGCATACTTACTCCAAATCTTCTTGAAATCGACCATAATGTATCTCCAGGCCTCACTACATATATAGTCAATGGATTCACCTTCTTTATAAACCAATAGTTTTATTCAATAGTTTTATTCAATAGTTTTATTCTTTTAAACATCTTCATAAACAGTATATTCTCCTCAAACTAAAATGTTTACATAAGAAATAAAATGTTTTAAACTTAACCACCCTGAAATAAATTATAAAAACTTGTATAATTATTTATCGAATTTGTTGTATAATAAAAATTAATAAAACTGTATAATACAATAAAAAAAGTAAAATACCATTATACGGCAAATTATAAAAATATGATACTGGGGTGAACATAATTGAAGCATATTGTCAGTGTGAGTTTAGGTTCCTCTACAAGAGACCATAGAGTTGAAACTGAATTTTTCGGTGAGAAGTTTTTAATTGAAAGAATAGGGATGGATGGGGACTATAAAAAGTTCATTGATACAATAAAAAGCCTTGATGGAAATGTAGATGCAATAGGTATAGGCGGAATTAATATATTTTTACCTGTAAGAAACCGGACCTATACAATCAGAAGTGCACTACCACTGGTAAAAGTAGTTACAAAAACCCATGTGGCTGATGGTTCATGCTTAAGAAATACTCTTGAACCTTACGCTGCATATACCGTTAATAAAAGAGGTATTGTTGATTTTCCCGGGAAAAAAGTCATGATTACATGCGCAGTTGACAGGTATGCTCTTTCTGAAGCTTTTGTCTCATTAGGATGCAGCATTATCTGCGCCGACCTCATTTTTGTCCTTGGCATACCCTTTGTTTTAAAATCACTCGACAGTTTGGACAGGCTTGCAAGAATGTTTGCGCCGGCCATAACCAAATTGCCTTTCGATATGTTGTACCCGACCGGCCAAAGAGAAGAAAAGGTTGAAGACCCCATCAAATTTGCCCGGTTTTATCAAGAAGCGGATATAATTGCAGGGGATTTTAATTATATCAAAAGGTATATGCCTGATAACCTGAAAGGTAAAATAGTTATTACAAATACCGTCACTAAAGAAAATGTTGAAGAACTTGGAACAAGGGGTGTATCTCTCCTGGTAACTACAACCCCGGAATTTGAAGGGCGTTCCTTCGGCACAAACGTTATGGAAGCACTTATCGTGGCTATATTAGGGAAACCCGCCGAAAGAATTACAAGGGAAGAATATATAAGCACCTGCGCAAAACTAGGCTTCGAGCCAAGGGTGGTGAAATTTTGATGTGTACCTGGCACCGCCCGAATTATGTCGATTAATGTCGAATATTGTAAGATAGCTTGTGCTGGGGTTTTCCATAGACTTGTCCTGGGTTCTTCCATAATTGTCTGTGGTGCTATTATAAAGATTATAAGCCTGCCGTTCCTTAATTGGAATTGGAACCGGCAGGCTCTATTTGTTATTCGTCAGGGTATTATTCTTCAGGATAGTTCTCCCTTGGTGCATAATGGGTGTGAAGCAGTTCATGGGCCTTATGGCTTCCAGGTTCTCCTAAATACTCTTTATAAAGCCTTTGCACATGTGGGTTTTCATGTGACTTCCTTATGGGCATATTCTTGTCTTCTTCATATATTGCTTTAGCCCTTTCTTTCCTTATATCTATCCAGCTTCTGACTTCAGAAAGCTGTATAGGCTGGCCACCGCCATTTACACAACCGCCCGGGCAAGCCATTATTTCAACAAAATGGTAATCTGCCTCTCCTGCTTTTATTCTATCAAGAAGCTTTCTGGCATTACCCAATCCATGAGCAACAGCCGCTTTTAATTTAAAGTCGCCAATTTGAATTTGAGCTTCTTTTATACCTTCAACACCTCTAACATC
Protein-coding sequences here:
- a CDS encoding glycoside hydrolase family 18 protein; amino-acid sequence: MTIYVVRPGDTLWSISRRFGVSMQRISEVNRLDQIPYLVVGQALVIPTTERAYRVQPGDTLWSIARRFNVSVNSIVELNNITNPNLIYPGMVLRIPEFSKLYGTVEVNGYIEPTTSDVERQIINEVGRYLTYISPFSYQAREDGTVVQIRDETILQEAKQQRVAPLMVITNFRGGNFDSDLAHTILSNESIQQTLINNVITTMRNKGYYGLNIDFERIPPGDRQLYNNFLRRVVDALHPLNYVVSTALVPKPADYVTGEWHGAHDYRAHGEIVDFVIIMTYEWGWSGGPPYAVAPINLVRQVIQYAVSVIPRNKIMMGVPLYGYDWILPYMPGGPWARRVSPQGAVILAARYGVTIQYNTETQSPYFNYTDAQGVRHVVWFEDARSVQAKYLLVNEFGLRGVSYWVLGEPFPQNWYVLDDMFRIVKVV
- a CDS encoding quinate 5-dehydrogenase, yielding MKHIVSVSLGSSTRDHRVETEFFGEKFLIERIGMDGDYKKFIDTIKSLDGNVDAIGIGGINIFLPVRNRTYTIRSALPLVKVVTKTHVADGSCLRNTLEPYAAYTVNKRGIVDFPGKKVMITCAVDRYALSEAFVSLGCSIICADLIFVLGIPFVLKSLDSLDRLARMFAPAITKLPFDMLYPTGQREEKVEDPIKFARFYQEADIIAGDFNYIKRYMPDNLKGKIVITNTVTKENVEELGTRGVSLLVTTTPEFEGRSFGTNVMEALIVAILGKPAERITREEYISTCAKLGFEPRVVKF